The Pseudomonas sp. FP198 genomic interval AGGCCCTGGAGGGCGGAGACCTGGGCCCTGAGCAGACCGGGCTGGTGATCGCGCATTTCGGCGTCCAGGTCGAGGTCGAGGCCCAGGAAGGCGAGTTGGCCGGTCAGGTATTCCGCTGCCATTTGCGGGCCAATCTGCCGGCGCTGGTGACCGGCGACCAGGTGGTCTGGCGGGCCGGCAACCAGGGCATCGGCGTGATCGTCGCGCAACTGCCGCGCCACACCGAGCTGTGCCGCCCGGACAGCCGGGGCCAGCTCAAGCCGGTGGCGGCCAACGTCGACATGATCGTGATTGTCTTCGCTCCGCTGCCCGAGCCCCACGCCAACCTGATCGACCGTTACCTGGTGGCGGCCGAACACGCCGGCATCCGCCCGTTGCTGTTGCTCAACAAGTTCGACCTGATCGACGAACACAACGCCCCGGCGCTGAACGCCCTGCTGTCGGTCTATCGGGATCTGGGTTACCCGGTGCTGGAAGTCTCGGCCCATCACGGCAACGGCATGGAGCAATTGCAGCAGCAACTCGACGGGCGCATCAGCGTGTTCGTCGGCCAGTCCGGCGTCGGCAAGTCATCGCTGGTCAACAGCCTGCTGCCGGAAGTCGAGACCCGCGTCGGGCCGTTGTCCGAGCTGTCCGGCCAAGGCACCCACACCACCACCACCGCGCGACTGTTCCATTTTCCCGGCGGCGGTGAATTGATCGACTCGCCGGGCATCCGCGAGTTTGGCCTGGGCCACGTCAGCCGGGCCGATGTCGAAGCCGGGTTCATCGAGTTCAACGACCTGATCGGCACCTGCCGCTTCCGCGACTGCAAGCACGATCGCGAGCCCGGTTGTGCCTTGCTCAAGGCGCTGGAAGAAGGCCGCGTGCATCAACAACGGATGAACAGCTACCGTTCGATCATCGCGAGCTTGCCGGAAAGCAGTTACTGATTGTGGCGAGGGGATTTATCCCCGCTGGGGTGCGAAGCGCCCCCCTTTCCATGTAGATGAACAACAGGGCTGCTACGCAGCCCAGCGGGGATAAATCCCCTCGCCACAAGTAAATCCCCTCGCCACAGGTTTGCGATCGCCAGTCAGGTCACTGCGCTGGCGGCTCCGCCGGTTTCGGCGCGGCGTCGTCGAACAGGTTCAGGCGCTCGCGCAACTCATGGGCCGGCACTGGTTGCTGGTCCGCCGGCAGCGCGTTCGGATCGGCAGCCGCGCCAGGCGTGGCGGGCGATGCAGGCGCTTCACCCGGCGCGCCCTCGCCCGTAGCCGGGTCTGGCGCCGGATCGTCGGTTTGCGAACCTTCGATGGCTTTCTGGGCTTTCTTGGTCAACACCACGATGTCGATGCGGCGGTTGACCGGGTTGAACGGATCCTTGCGATCGAACAGTGCCGAAGACGCATAACCGACGACCCGCGCCACTTGCTCATCCGGATAGCTGCCCGCCACCAAGGCACGCCGTGCCGCGTTGGCCCGGTTGGCCGACAGTTCCCAGTTACCGAAGTCGCCTTTGCCGACGTAAGGCTTGGCATCGGTGTGGCCACTGATGCTGATCTTGTTCGGCACCGCTTTGATGGTATCGGCCATGGCCAGCAGGATGTCTTCGAAATACGGCTTCAGGCGCGCACTGCCAGAGTCGAACATCGGACGGTTATCGGCGTCCATGATCTGGATGCGCAGGCCGTTCGGTGTGATCTCGAAAAGGATCTGGTCCTTGAATTTCTGTAGTTCAGGATTCTCTTCAACCTTGTTCTGCAATTCCTGCAGGAGCAGTTCCAGGCGTTCGCGCTCGACCTGCTCGGCCATGCCCTCGGCCTCATTGGCGTCGACAGTCGCCTTGTCAGGCTGAGGCTGGGACTTGACCTCGGGGTTGAGGGTATTTTCCGGCGCCAGGACGGGCGAGCCGCCCAGGTCGATGATGTAGGGCGTGCCGCTCTCGGAAAAACCGATCGGATCCTTGAAGTAACCGGCGATGGCGATCTTCTGTTCCGGGGTCGCGGTGGACAGCAGCCACAGCACCAGGAAGAACGCCATCATCGCCGTGGCGAAGTCGGCGAAGGCAATTTTCCAGGCGCCGCCATGGTGCCCGCCGGCAATGCGCTTGACGCGCTTGACTATAATGGGCTGGTTATTTTCCATGGCTTAGCGACCGCGAACCGCTTGTTCCAGCTCGGCGAAGCTTGGACGGTGCGCCGGGTACAGGACCTTGCGACCGAACTCCACCGCCAGGGACGGCGGCATGCCCGAGGCCGAAGCCACCAGGGAAGCCTTGATGGCCTCATAGACGTTGAGTTCTTCCTTGGCGTCATGCGCCAGGGAATGGGCCAGCGGGCCGAAGAAACCGTACGCCGCCAGGATACCGAAGAAAGTACCCACCAATGCCGCGCCCACGTGCAGGCCGATGGACGCCTGATCGCCTTCACCCAGGGATGCCATGGTCACCACGATGCCCAATACCGCCGCAACGATACCGAAGCCGGGCATGCCGTCGGCGATGCCGTTGACTGCATGAGACGGGTGCTCAAGGTCTTCCTTGAGGCTGTACAGCTCCATGTCGAACAAACCTTCAAGCTCATGGGGGGCCATGTTGCCGGACGACATGATGCGCAGGTAGTCACAGATGAACGCCGTCATGCGCTCGTCTTTCAGCACCGAGGGGTACTTGGCGAAGATCGGGCTGGCGGCGGCGTCTTCGATGTCACCCTCGATCGCCATCATGCCTTCGCGGCGGCTTTTGTTGAGGATCTCGTAGACCAGCCCCAGCACCTCGAGATAGAAGGTGTGGCTGAAACGCGAGCCGAACATGCTCAAGGATTTCTTGAGCACATGCATTGTCATATAGCCAGGGTTGGCCTGCAGGAATGCACCAAGGGCTGCACCGCCGATGATCAACACCTCGAAAGGCTGGACCAGGGCGGCAATCTTGCCATGGGAGAGCACGTATCCGCCGAGCACGCTCGCGAACACGACGATGATGCCGATAATTTTAGCCATAGATAGAAAGTACTTATTTAAGTCGGGTTCAAGGTCATATTCGGAAGCTGAAAAATCTCTTCTTCTACTTATCGGCAAAACTGCGCCAGACTATAGCCAGTTCCGGCGAAAAGCCAATTTTGCCCCGTTCCGGGCGTAGATACCCCATGCGATGATCACGTCCAACCATGGCTAACGAAACGAACGTCCCAACTCCAAGACCGACCACCCTCGAAGGCTGGGTAAAGCTGCTCGAGGGCGTGCACCTGCCGGTGCCCCAGGCCAGCCACGACCTGGTCTG includes:
- the rsgA gene encoding small ribosomal subunit biogenesis GTPase RsgA; translated protein: MAKRQLNRRQNWRIEKIQGERAARAAKRESSAVEALEGGDLGPEQTGLVIAHFGVQVEVEAQEGELAGQVFRCHLRANLPALVTGDQVVWRAGNQGIGVIVAQLPRHTELCRPDSRGQLKPVAANVDMIVIVFAPLPEPHANLIDRYLVAAEHAGIRPLLLLNKFDLIDEHNAPALNALLSVYRDLGYPVLEVSAHHGNGMEQLQQQLDGRISVFVGQSGVGKSSLVNSLLPEVETRVGPLSELSGQGTHTTTTARLFHFPGGGELIDSPGIREFGLGHVSRADVEAGFIEFNDLIGTCRFRDCKHDREPGCALLKALEEGRVHQQRMNSYRSIIASLPESSY
- the motB gene encoding flagellar motor protein MotB, with product MENNQPIIVKRVKRIAGGHHGGAWKIAFADFATAMMAFFLVLWLLSTATPEQKIAIAGYFKDPIGFSESGTPYIIDLGGSPVLAPENTLNPEVKSQPQPDKATVDANEAEGMAEQVERERLELLLQELQNKVEENPELQKFKDQILFEITPNGLRIQIMDADNRPMFDSGSARLKPYFEDILLAMADTIKAVPNKISISGHTDAKPYVGKGDFGNWELSANRANAARRALVAGSYPDEQVARVVGYASSALFDRKDPFNPVNRRIDIVVLTKKAQKAIEGSQTDDPAPDPATGEGAPGEAPASPATPGAAADPNALPADQQPVPAHELRERLNLFDDAAPKPAEPPAQ
- the motA gene encoding flagellar motor stator protein MotA, with translation MAKIIGIIVVFASVLGGYVLSHGKIAALVQPFEVLIIGGAALGAFLQANPGYMTMHVLKKSLSMFGSRFSHTFYLEVLGLVYEILNKSRREGMMAIEGDIEDAAASPIFAKYPSVLKDERMTAFICDYLRIMSSGNMAPHELEGLFDMELYSLKEDLEHPSHAVNGIADGMPGFGIVAAVLGIVVTMASLGEGDQASIGLHVGAALVGTFFGILAAYGFFGPLAHSLAHDAKEELNVYEAIKASLVASASGMPPSLAVEFGRKVLYPAHRPSFAELEQAVRGR